The Deltaproteobacteria bacterium genome has a segment encoding these proteins:
- the menD gene encoding 2-succinyl-5-enolpyruvyl-6-hydroxy-3-cyclohexene-1-carboxylic-acid synthase gives MNDVIIAAKNRGHAQALIQSLAACKVNQVVISPGSRSTPLVLTWADCPSVNITTVLDERTAGFMALGIAKASGNPVALVCTSGSAPAHYLPAIIEANYSNIPLIVLTADRPIELHHCGTLQTVEQSYSYGQHVRAFIDLAAPAAEQNPQLWLRQVAARMVDTACKNPRGPVHINIPFREPLWSNKLIDSKLPESTPKTPPPIEKLSVLRSKSTVDDNMVKTLVQHFTHAPRGVIVCGPIAPAYKLADSIYCLAAKLGWPIIAEPTSQLRFSTAKNGQNLVIAAADLILRVPEFVDNAIPDLIVRFGQTPTSKALQNWLAQVGLDKIILINESGVWHDPSHNAAMLVVANPKELCSAVFKSFDSPLCDHDAKSLSWLQYWQRADAAAQQELEAICTAGFWEGGVARIVAANLPNNSALHIASSMPIRDLDDFAPYVQKDIKVYANRGTNGIDGLIATVAGEAIAEPERLHFLLLGDLAFLHDLSSLRVTTQLQIPLVIILINNSGGGIFSFLPIAEHPYSFAKHFRTDQKANLEALVKASDANWQHATSYVELNNYLQQITEQIKQRPGVYVIGLNIDLEHNVQQHKQAAANVQRAILAVMTTEGE, from the coding sequence ATGAATGATGTAATTATTGCTGCAAAAAATCGTGGCCATGCTCAGGCGCTCATCCAAAGTTTGGCTGCTTGCAAAGTCAATCAGGTAGTCATTTCTCCTGGCTCACGCAGTACACCTTTAGTATTAACGTGGGCTGATTGCCCTAGTGTTAATATTACTACAGTTCTTGATGAACGTACTGCGGGTTTTATGGCGTTAGGTATCGCTAAAGCTAGCGGTAACCCGGTGGCCTTGGTATGTACATCTGGCAGTGCCCCAGCTCATTATCTGCCAGCAATTATCGAAGCAAATTATTCTAATATCCCTCTGATTGTTCTCACGGCCGATCGACCAATTGAATTGCATCATTGTGGCACTCTACAAACCGTAGAACAATCATATAGTTACGGCCAACATGTAAGAGCATTTATAGATTTGGCTGCCCCAGCAGCAGAACAAAATCCACAGCTTTGGTTGCGCCAAGTTGCAGCACGTATGGTAGATACCGCTTGTAAAAATCCCAGAGGCCCGGTTCATATCAATATACCATTTCGCGAGCCATTGTGGTCAAACAAGCTGATAGACTCCAAGTTACCAGAATCAACACCAAAAACTCCTCCCCCTATAGAAAAACTATCAGTGCTTCGCTCTAAAAGCACTGTCGATGACAATATGGTAAAAACGCTGGTGCAACATTTTACCCATGCGCCAAGAGGGGTAATTGTTTGTGGGCCTATAGCTCCGGCTTATAAATTGGCAGATAGTATTTATTGCTTAGCTGCTAAATTGGGCTGGCCGATAATTGCAGAACCAACTTCGCAACTGCGTTTTAGCACAGCTAAAAACGGCCAAAATCTAGTCATTGCTGCAGCAGATCTGATTCTACGAGTACCCGAGTTTGTTGATAATGCCATTCCCGATTTAATTGTACGTTTTGGACAAACACCAACTAGCAAAGCTTTGCAAAATTGGTTGGCACAAGTTGGTTTAGACAAAATTATCCTAATTAACGAATCGGGTGTTTGGCACGACCCGAGTCATAATGCAGCTATGTTAGTTGTGGCAAACCCTAAAGAGTTATGCTCAGCAGTATTTAAATCTTTCGATTCCCCTTTGTGTGACCACGACGCAAAAAGCCTAAGCTGGTTGCAATATTGGCAACGCGCTGATGCTGCAGCACAACAAGAGTTAGAGGCCATATGTACTGCTGGCTTTTGGGAAGGTGGTGTTGCCCGCATTGTGGCAGCGAATCTACCCAACAACTCAGCTTTGCATATTGCCAGTAGCATGCCCATACGTGACCTTGATGACTTTGCTCCCTACGTGCAAAAAGATATTAAAGTTTATGCAAATCGTGGTACAAATGGCATAGATGGTTTAATTGCCACTGTTGCTGGCGAGGCTATAGCTGAACCTGAACGGTTACATTTTTTGCTACTCGGTGATCTGGCTTTCCTGCACGACCTTTCGTCTTTGCGCGTTACTACACAACTGCAAATTCCATTAGTAATAATTCTAATTAACAATAGTGGTGGTGGAATTTTTTCATTCTTGCCAATTGCTGAACATCCCTATTCTTTTGCAAAACATTTTCGTACCGACCAAAAAGCTAACCTTGAAGCACTGGTAAAAGCATCAGATGCTAACTGGCAGCATGCCACATCTTATGTTGAGCTAAACAATTATCTGCAACAGATAACAGAGCAAATCAAACAAAGACCGGGTGTATATGTAATTGGTCTTAACATTGATTTAGAACACAACGTTCAACAACATAAACAAGCTGCAGCAAATGTGCAGCGTGCTATTTTAGCTGTAATGACAACTGAAGGAGAGTAG
- the menB gene encoding 1,4-dihydroxy-2-naphthoyl-CoA synthase, with protein sequence MTTINWIETGKFSDIEYHKSTDGIAKITINRPEVRNAFRPQTIKQLIEAFSDAKEDANVGVIILTGKGDKAFCSGGDQKIRAKAGYVGDDGVPRLNVLELQRLIRTLPKPVIAMVAGFAIGGGHVLHVVCDLTIAAENAVFGQTGPKVGSFDAGFGASYLARIVGQKKAREIWYLCQQYNAQEALEMGLVNKVVPLSQLEDETIAWCRTILQHSPIALRFLKVGLNADVDGQTGLQQLAGDATMLFYMTDEAQEGKQAFIEKRPPNFKKFPRLP encoded by the coding sequence ATGACTACAATAAATTGGATAGAGACTGGTAAATTTTCTGACATTGAATACCACAAAAGCACTGATGGTATTGCCAAAATAACCATAAATCGTCCCGAAGTGCGCAATGCTTTTCGACCTCAAACCATAAAGCAGCTTATCGAAGCTTTTAGTGACGCCAAAGAAGACGCCAATGTTGGCGTCATCATATTAACTGGCAAAGGTGACAAGGCATTTTGCTCAGGCGGTGACCAAAAAATTCGTGCCAAAGCTGGTTATGTTGGCGATGATGGCGTGCCCAGATTAAACGTTCTTGAACTACAGCGACTCATTCGCACCCTGCCTAAACCAGTTATTGCCATGGTGGCAGGTTTTGCTATTGGCGGCGGACACGTGCTTCATGTTGTCTGTGATTTAACTATAGCCGCAGAAAATGCCGTCTTTGGCCAAACTGGCCCTAAAGTTGGTAGTTTTGATGCAGGTTTTGGTGCATCATATTTAGCTCGTATTGTTGGCCAGAAAAAAGCACGAGAGATATGGTATTTATGTCAACAATATAATGCCCAAGAAGCTTTAGAAATGGGTTTAGTCAATAAAGTTGTGCCATTATCACAGCTTGAGGACGAAACGATAGCTTGGTGCAGAACCATTTTACAGCACTCCCCCATTGCTTTGCGTTTTCTTAAAGTTGGACTTAATGCTGATGTTGATGGTCAAACTGGTCTACAACAACTTGCAGGCGATGCCACTATGCTCTTTTACATGACTGATGAGGCTCAAGAAGGTAAACAAGCTTTTATTGAAAAGAGACCACCAAATTTTAAAAAATTTCCCCGCCTACCATGA
- a CDS encoding 1,4-dihydroxy-2-naphthoate polyprenyltransferase gives MTIVKQKPIAIKALWLAARPATLPAGCVPVIVGSGVALGQGGFSPFIAIATLFGAIFIQIGTNYFNDYADFKKGADTSDRLGPLRATQQGWLSAATVLKAALLSFAIAALFGIFLILTGGWPIAIVGIASIIAGIAYTGGPWPLAYVGLGDVFVFIFFGPIAVVTTYFLQVNSISFQAWLAAIPVGLLATAILVVNNLRDCKTDKQAGKKTLVVRFGSRAARIEYTILIALSYSLLIIGWFYSWLQIWCLLPLFTLPLALKNIRAIFRLNGRALNPYLALTAKLELFFGITLAIGALL, from the coding sequence ATGACCATAGTAAAACAAAAACCAATAGCCATAAAAGCTTTATGGTTGGCAGCTCGTCCTGCCACTTTACCGGCTGGATGCGTGCCAGTAATAGTTGGTTCGGGTGTAGCTTTGGGACAAGGGGGTTTTTCTCCGTTTATTGCGATAGCGACTTTATTTGGTGCCATATTTATTCAAATAGGTACCAATTATTTTAATGACTATGCTGATTTTAAAAAAGGTGCTGATACATCTGATCGCTTAGGGCCACTGCGCGCGACCCAACAAGGATGGCTTAGTGCAGCGACAGTACTAAAAGCTGCGTTGCTTAGTTTTGCCATCGCCGCATTATTTGGTATTTTCCTTATCTTAACTGGAGGTTGGCCAATCGCTATTGTAGGCATCGCTAGCATCATCGCTGGTATTGCCTATACTGGTGGGCCCTGGCCTTTAGCTTATGTGGGGCTTGGTGATGTATTCGTCTTTATTTTTTTTGGGCCAATAGCGGTGGTTACAACTTATTTTTTACAAGTTAACTCTATAAGTTTTCAGGCATGGCTTGCTGCAATTCCTGTTGGTTTATTAGCAACTGCCATTTTAGTGGTTAACAATTTACGCGATTGTAAAACTGATAAACAGGCAGGCAAAAAAACATTAGTCGTACGCTTCGGCTCTCGTGCTGCGCGGATTGAATATACGATTTTAATAGCTTTATCTTATTCGCTATTAATCATTGGCTGGTTTTATAGCTGGTTGCAAATTTGGTGTTTATTACCTTTATTTACTCTGCCTTTGGCATTAAAAAATATTAGAGCTATCTTTCGGTTAAACGGTCGTGCACTTAACCCTTATTTAGCACTCACCGCCAAATTAGAATTATTTTTTGGTATCACTTTGGCAATCGGAGCGCTTTTGTGA
- the menC gene encoding o-succinylbenzoate synthase: MKLKGAFLHRYSSPCSKPIVTSSTTVRKRDGIILKLIDSDGRCGFGEAAPWPGWGSTLLQVEQCLNETIAPNSFIWDVQWDALSKSAFMQLLQSKINFSEAAAALELALLDLIAQHRSISLAKLLSPLARQEVIVHALISDVKSAKAAVTCKAQHFKIKIGADPFLNDEQRLYQIREAVGPNAFINIDVNGGWDLATATKALTRWQKLNINLIEQPLAATSDKDEFLELRRRTGACIAIDEGLRCKTDLVNIIKNQIADVVVIKPMMVGGLLVANHMARQANQAGIKVIITSMFESAIGRSGALHLAAALAKEPLACGFTGCIANDGTKPVANNQQVLQPQSHSRGLAIALPLANGLGITAHQKDEMQ, translated from the coding sequence GTGAAATTAAAAGGCGCTTTTTTACATCGTTATTCATCACCATGTAGTAAACCTATTGTAACGTCATCAACTACTGTAAGAAAACGTGATGGGATTATATTAAAATTAATAGACAGTGATGGTCGTTGTGGTTTTGGTGAAGCTGCCCCTTGGCCTGGTTGGGGTTCGACGTTGTTGCAAGTTGAACAATGCTTAAATGAAACTATCGCCCCCAACTCATTTATCTGGGATGTACAATGGGACGCCTTATCAAAAAGCGCATTTATGCAATTGCTACAAAGTAAAATAAATTTTAGCGAAGCTGCTGCGGCACTTGAATTAGCTTTGCTTGATTTAATAGCTCAACACCGCTCAATTTCGCTTGCTAAATTGCTATCACCATTAGCGCGTCAAGAAGTTATCGTACATGCATTAATTAGTGATGTTAAAAGCGCCAAAGCTGCTGTAACATGCAAAGCCCAACATTTCAAAATTAAAATTGGTGCAGATCCATTTTTAAATGATGAGCAACGTTTATACCAAATACGCGAAGCAGTTGGCCCTAATGCTTTTATCAATATTGATGTAAATGGTGGCTGGGATTTAGCAACAGCTACAAAAGCGCTCACTCGATGGCAAAAACTCAATATCAATCTTATTGAACAACCATTAGCAGCTACTAGTGATAAAGATGAATTTTTAGAACTTCGTCGTCGCACTGGTGCCTGTATTGCTATTGATGAAGGACTACGTTGTAAAACTGACTTAGTTAACATAATCAAAAATCAAATAGCCGACGTTGTGGTAATTAAACCTATGATGGTTGGTGGACTGCTTGTGGCAAATCATATGGCCCGACAAGCAAATCAAGCTGGAATTAAAGTAATAATTACTTCAATGTTTGAAAGTGCAATTGGCCGCTCCGGTGCTTTGCATCTTGCTGCAGCATTAGCAAAAGAACCTTTAGCCTGCGGATTCACTGGATGCATCGCTAATGATGGCACTAAACCGGTAGCTAACAACCAACAAGTTTTACAACCACAATCTCATAGTCGTGGGTTAGCAATTGCCCTGCCATTAGCAAACGGACTTGGTATTACTGCCCACCAAAAAGATGAAATGCAATGA
- a CDS encoding AMP-binding protein — translation MARSRPQHTVITAKDGSLSAQQLLDAVNSFAFTLVNHDVQVGSVVGLVGPADLNWVVAYHAISWIGAVVAPLPYTIPATTNAELERALNTLQPEFIIATQSCDSVLLKSLASLNIIPTHAQGNSDRIAERFWPLNEPRLCILTSGTTTGKPQSITLSTSQLLFSAFGSATRLGLLPNDSWLACLPLWHVGGSAIIWRSAFYGTHVHLLPKFDATTINKHIDSGKINLISLVPIMLERILDARNDTVFPSSLRAILIGGSATNQSLRLRCQAINAPISISWGMSETASQVATAFPGVIPDTDSVGPVLPFASIHLDKDEVLTVAGPLAPNGNFITHDIGAIESNGNIQIKGRIDDVIITGGKKIIAKEVEQVLCQHEAVANAAVVGIYNASWGETPAAFLVSSDDKKRPNDSELMEFCAKALPNYAIPRHFFWRQIIEQTSLGKIARGALRSEAALLIKDANDRSQ, via the coding sequence ATGGCACGCTCACGGCCTCAACATACAGTAATTACTGCAAAAGATGGTTCACTATCAGCACAGCAGTTGCTTGATGCAGTTAATTCTTTTGCCTTTACGCTCGTAAATCATGATGTTCAAGTAGGTAGCGTTGTAGGACTAGTAGGGCCGGCAGATCTTAATTGGGTTGTAGCTTATCATGCTATTAGTTGGATAGGTGCTGTTGTCGCGCCACTACCCTATACAATACCCGCCACAACCAACGCTGAATTAGAACGAGCGTTAAATACGTTGCAGCCAGAATTTATAATAGCAACACAAAGTTGTGATTCGGTGCTATTAAAATCGCTTGCATCTCTTAATATCATTCCTACTCATGCACAAGGTAATAGCGACCGTATTGCTGAGCGTTTTTGGCCGCTGAATGAGCCACGACTATGCATTTTGACCTCAGGTACTACAACCGGTAAACCACAATCAATAACTCTATCAACCTCACAATTGCTATTTAGTGCTTTTGGCTCGGCAACCAGACTTGGCTTGCTACCAAATGATTCATGGCTTGCTTGTTTGCCACTCTGGCATGTTGGTGGCTCTGCGATTATCTGGCGAAGTGCTTTTTATGGCACCCATGTGCATCTACTGCCAAAATTTGATGCGACTACTATAAATAAACACATTGATTCAGGTAAAATAAATCTTATTTCTTTAGTGCCAATTATGCTCGAGCGTATCCTTGACGCTCGCAATGATACCGTCTTCCCATCGTCTTTACGTGCCATTTTAATTGGTGGCTCTGCAACTAATCAGTCCCTACGTTTACGTTGCCAAGCAATTAATGCTCCAATATCCATTAGCTGGGGGATGAGTGAAACAGCATCTCAGGTGGCAACCGCATTCCCTGGGGTTATTCCTGATACGGATAGTGTTGGACCTGTGCTGCCTTTTGCAAGCATACACCTCGATAAAGATGAAGTACTAACTGTTGCAGGGCCTTTAGCACCAAATGGTAATTTTATTACTCACGATATTGGAGCCATAGAATCAAATGGTAATATCCAAATAAAAGGTCGCATTGATGATGTTATTATTACTGGCGGAAAAAAAATAATTGCTAAAGAAGTAGAACAGGTTTTGTGTCAGCATGAAGCCGTTGCTAACGCCGCTGTCGTCGGTATTTATAATGCTAGCTGGGGCGAAACACCAGCGGCGTTTTTAGTTAGTAGCGACGATAAAAAGCGACCGAATGATAGTGAGTTAATGGAATTTTGTGCTAAAGCTTTGCCAAATTATGCTATACCGCGCCACTTTTTTTGGCGTCAAATAATAGAACAGACATCGCTTGGTAAAATAGCGCGTGGCGCCTTGCGCAGTGAAGCTGCTTTGTTAATAAAAGACGCCAATGATAGGAGTCAGTAA
- a CDS encoding polyprenyl synthetase family protein, with protein MSIQNNAASSAGENSIFSPLQTVNERTGNLDLVERLVQVQQWLADDLSELENCITNLQQSNKNDKDKNNIATQAALHLLGRRGKRIRPICVLVSARLANDYNEQHARDIAVASELVHAATLLHDDVIDEGTERRGALTARMVYGNSVSILAGDHLLIEALRLVRRTNKLSLLDNLFSTINEMVAAEAIQLERRGRFEPNRDAYLQVINGKTAALFRWSLAAGGTLAALDDQAVYALSQAGVALGLAFQLIDDIIDLEGNQSNTGKTALTDLREGKLTWPLILAAERDKNILNELRELMNSDELNDASRLLHIVTQAQQLGALEDTRNFAKEQALAARRALEKIPASKARDAIQVVIDAAVEREH; from the coding sequence GTGAGTATTCAAAATAATGCGGCAAGTTCCGCAGGTGAAAATTCTATTTTTTCGCCGTTACAAACAGTAAATGAGCGCACGGGTAACTTAGACCTCGTTGAACGTTTAGTTCAAGTACAGCAATGGCTTGCAGATGATTTAAGTGAGCTTGAAAACTGCATTACGAATTTACAACAAAGCAATAAGAACGATAAGGATAAAAATAACATCGCTACTCAAGCAGCCCTGCATTTACTCGGTCGTCGTGGTAAGCGAATTCGACCAATATGCGTTTTGGTAAGTGCTCGCTTAGCAAATGATTACAACGAACAACATGCTCGTGATATTGCGGTGGCTAGTGAACTTGTTCATGCTGCAACTTTACTTCATGATGATGTTATTGATGAAGGTACCGAACGTCGTGGTGCCCTTACCGCTCGCATGGTTTATGGCAATTCTGTAAGTATTCTTGCTGGAGACCATTTATTGATTGAAGCGTTGCGTCTAGTTCGTCGTACAAATAAGCTATCTTTGCTTGATAATTTGTTTTCTACAATTAACGAAATGGTAGCTGCCGAAGCTATTCAACTTGAACGTCGTGGTCGCTTTGAGCCTAATCGAGACGCATATTTACAAGTGATTAATGGTAAAACCGCCGCCCTTTTTCGCTGGTCGCTTGCCGCTGGCGGTACTTTAGCTGCACTTGATGATCAAGCGGTCTATGCTTTAAGCCAAGCCGGCGTGGCTTTGGGTTTGGCTTTTCAACTAATTGACGATATCATTGATCTTGAAGGCAATCAGTCTAACACTGGCAAAACTGCATTAACTGATCTGCGCGAAGGTAAGCTTACCTGGCCCCTTATTTTGGCAGCCGAACGTGATAAAAATATTTTAAATGAATTACGAGAACTGATGAACTCTGATGAACTCAATGATGCAAGCAGGCTATTGCATATTGTTACACAAGCTCAGCAATTAGGTGCTTTAGAGGACACTCGTAATTTTGCTAAAGAACAAGCTTTAGCTGCGCGTCGTGCTCTTGAAAAAATACCAGCAAGTAAAGCACGTGATGCCATACAAGTTGTTATTGATGCTGCGGTTGAACGTGAACACTAA
- the ubiE gene encoding bifunctional demethylmenaquinone methyltransferase/2-methoxy-6-polyprenyl-1,4-benzoquinol methylase UbiE → MTNDNKLNSPSEPLDGSGQMFDKIAKRYDLLNRILSIGQDQHWRRAQIEKLAISGGPANVLDLATGTADVALQIAYRYPQATIIGVDPSLAMLEIGRKKIKNAGLENRINLIAGDAQDLQFADASFDAVCMSFGIRNVPNRQKALAEIARVTRKDGKVLILELAKTQQGRLAKLAQLYLRYIIPGIGGLLAGAHEYKYLRDSIATFPGADKFAQMMQTAGLHITAIEHFCFGVVHLFIAEK, encoded by the coding sequence ATGACCAACGATAATAAATTAAATTCCCCGAGTGAACCGCTAGATGGCTCCGGGCAGATGTTTGATAAAATTGCAAAACGCTATGATTTACTCAATCGTATTTTAAGTATAGGTCAAGACCAGCATTGGCGTCGAGCGCAGATCGAAAAGCTGGCAATCTCAGGTGGCCCTGCCAATGTACTTGATTTAGCTACTGGTACAGCCGACGTCGCTCTGCAAATTGCTTATCGCTACCCTCAAGCAACAATCATCGGTGTTGATCCAAGTTTAGCTATGCTTGAGATTGGTCGCAAAAAAATTAAAAATGCCGGTCTTGAAAATCGTATTAACCTCATAGCTGGTGATGCCCAAGATTTACAATTTGCTGATGCTAGCTTTGATGCAGTATGTATGAGTTTCGGTATTCGTAATGTGCCTAATCGTCAAAAAGCTTTGGCTGAAATAGCTCGAGTTACTCGCAAAGATGGCAAAGTATTGATTCTTGAATTGGCAAAAACCCAACAAGGACGTCTTGCCAAACTCGCACAATTATATTTGCGCTATATAATTCCTGGCATTGGTGGTTTATTAGCTGGGGCACATGAGTATAAATATTTACGTGACTCAATTGCTACATTTCCAGGCGCAGATAAATTTGCCCAAATGATGCAAACCGCTGGTTTACATATTACAGCTATAGAGCATTTTTGTTTCGGAGTAGTACATCTGTTCATAGCAGAGAAATAA